The Deltaproteobacteria bacterium sequence GAGATCGTGTTCATGTTCCGCGAAATCACGCCGGGCTGCGAAACGCTGCCAGAGGGAATTGCGGAGAAGGTAATCCCGGTCAGGATTGAGAGCGAGTATTTCAATCCGCCGCGCTATATTTACGTTCTCGTCAATGCCGCCCGGAAGCCACCCGTTCCGGTTTATGTCCGCCACGATCCTGTGCGCGACCGGACTTCCAGCCCCTTTTTCGAATTTGGCTATGACCCGAAGAACGCGGCGATTTTTGACCACCTGGTGATCTCCCAGATCCGGGGGCTGGAAAAGGCCAACATCATCGACCGGCTGAAGGTCCGGATCATCAGCCGGGCCGTGGCCGACCTCATCACGATCCGCCTGAACGAGGACCACCTGAAATCCACGCTTTACGGGTACCGCGCCGGTCCGCTCCGTGTGAGCCGGCTGGTGAATGTTGTCCTGACTCCGGTGCCGGGGTTCACAATTCCCGTCACGGTCGAAACTACCCAGTATGACCGGCTATGGGATGCGCGGGTATCATTCACGCTCCCCAGGTCCCTCACGGCGCTCATGTCGAGCCAGGAGATGTTCTTCATCGTCGATTTCCGTGACCTGCGCGGCACGACCTTTGTCACTGTCGCCAATCCGCAGGGGGCCGTCATTGATGGCATCACACAGGACGAGGAAAAGCAGCTCAACCTTGGCGCCGAACACTGGTTTTTCATTACCGGCCGGGGAGCAAACGCGCTGATGATGATGGACACCTCGCCAAACCTGCAGCTCAAGTTCCGGGCCGATTTCGTGGACGACGCCACCTATGCCAACCCGCCAGAAAACGTCGTGGGCGGCCTGCCGTCTGCCGGGTTCCACCTGACCGGCTGGGAACAGATCAGGAGCGGCAGTTACTGGTTTTTTGGACGGTTCGTGACCCTCCCCGGCTTTCCTGAAGATGGCGGTGCCGGCTGGTATCAGGCTTTCAACAGCCCCATCAAGACCATTGCTGAACCCGCCCGATAGCCCCTTGATGAAATCCCCTTCGGCCGTCCATGATCCGTTCATCAGGTTATGAGCGGAACAGAGACACCCGGGCCGGGAGCGGCGGGAATACCCCGGCGCAGCTTTCTCAAGGTGGGCGCCATTGGGACTGCCGCCGTTGCCGCGGGCGGAGTCGCCCTCGCGCTCCGTCAGACTGTTTTGCGCGATCTCCCCAAGGATGGCCTGATGGTCTTCACACCAAAGGAATACGCCATCTTCGCAGCAGTGGCGGATATTGTCTGTCCGCCGCGTGCCGAGGGTGTTCCGAATGCGACCGACCTCGACGTCGCCCGCACGGCCGACCGGCAGCTGGCCAAACTGGATGTTGCCGTCCAGAAAGAGTTCAAGATCCTTCTCAATCTGTTCGATAGCGCGCTCGCCGGTTTCCTGTTCGACGGCCGCCTGAAGCCGTTCACGCAGCTTTCCCCGGCCAAACAGGCCGAGGCTTTCATGGCGTGGGGAGATTCGGGAGTCCCCTTCCGTCGCACCGCTTTTGAAGCCCTGAAGCGGCTAGCTGGCGCGATGTACTACATCCAGCCTTCCATCTGGGAACGGACTGGTTACAACGGTCCGCCGGACGTGAGCGGATATCGCGAAGCGATACGCCAGAAACGGGAAGCTGCCGCCCGCGAGGCTCCGGCCCCGGAGGAACCCCGCTGATGGCCATTTACCGGGGCACGGAACTGGAGAAAGACCTCTCGCTGGAATGCGACGTCTGCATCGTGGGATCGGGAGCAGGCGGTGCCCATGTGGCGGCGCGGCTCGCGGCCGCCGGCAAGCGGGTGATCGTTCTGGAAGAAGGCGGCTACTACACCAGCGACGATTTCAACATGGACGAAGCGGAGATGTTCCATCATCTCTACCAGGAACACGCCAACCGGGCGACAGCCGATCTCTCCATCTCCATCCTTCAGGGCCGCTCTGTCGGCGGAACGACGACAGTCAACTGGACAACGAGCTTCCGGACGCCGAAGCCGGTCATGGACTACTGGGCCGGCCGGTTCGGCGTCGAGAACCTCACCTACGATGCCCTCGTCCCACACTGGGAACGGGTGGAGGAACGCCTCAATATCCGCGAAGTCCCGCTGGATTTCATGAACCGGAACAACCGGGTGCTCTGGGACGGCGCGACGAAGCTCGGATGGGAGCCCCACCTCCTGAAACGCAACGTCCGCGACTGCGCCTCACTCGGGTACTGCGGCATGGGCTGTCCCTTGGATGCCAAGCAGTCGATGCTGGTAACCATGATCCCCGAGGCCGTGGACCATGGCGCGGATGTCTATGCGAACGTCCGTGTCCAGACCATCGAGTCCGAGGGAAGCCGGATATCGAAGGTGAACGGTGTTGCCATGCACCCGGACGGAAACCGGACCACCAGCCGGACGATTACGGTCCGGTCGAAGGTGACGGTGCTCTCCGGGGGGGCCATCAACAACCCCGCCCTGCTCCTCAGGTCGAAGCTGGGCAACCGCAACGGCCGGGTCGGGAAGCGCACCTTCCTGCATCCGGTTATCGCCTCGGCCGCCATATTCGACGACCCGATCGAGCCCTTTTACGGCGCGCCGCAGTCAGTGGCATCGCACTACTTCCAGGATCGCGGGCCGGACAAAATGGGATTCTTCATCGAAGCGGCCCCGATCTTCCCTGTCTTCGGCGGATCGGCCTCCCCCGGCATCGGCAAGGATCTGCAGGAGATCATGGACGCCCTGTACCGGATGAACGCGACCGTCGCGATCGGTATTGACGGTTTCGACGACAAGGATCTGGACGAGGGCGCCACTGTGACGCTGAAGGACGGCGGCCATCCGAAAATCGACTACAAGTGGACGCCGCGCCTGTCGGAAATGCTCCGCGAGGGAAACAAGCGGGTCGTCGAGATCCAGCTTGCCGCCGGAGCGGCCTATACCCAGTCGTTCCATACTCGCGGGGTAAAGATCAGGTCGACATCCGAGCTGTCGAAACTGGATTCGGCACCCTATGAGCCCAACCGGGTCAAATGTTTCACCGCGCACCAGATGGGCGGCTGTATCATGGGCAAGGATCCGAAGGTTTCGGTGGTCGATTCCCGGCTGAAGCACCATGAGTTCGACAACCTGTTCATTATCGACGGATCGGTGTTCCCCACCTCGCTGGGCGTCAACCCGCAGCTCTCCATCTACGGCCTGTCATCGTGGGCCAGCCAGCACGTCATTGCGGCGGTGTAAATCTCCCCGGCTCCTTGCGGCACCAGATGAGCCGCGCTAGATAATCCGTTCCGCTGAATGACTGTTCATTCAGCATGGAAGGGAGTCCGACACATGCCGCTCGATTTCACCATGCCCGACGAACTCAAGCAGATCCGCGCCTCGGCCGAAAAGATGGTCCGAAAGTTCGATCCCGTGATCGAGCAGATGCGGCACGACATTCATGTCAACCGCCGGTTTCCGCAGGAGCTGTGGGACGCCGCCGCCGAGGCGGGATTTCTCGGCGCGCTGGTGCCCGAAGCCTATGGCGGTACCGATATCGGCATCACGGCGATGGGCGTGGCGATGGAGACCATGACCTCGCACGGCCTGGGCAATGTCCTGTTCGTGCTGACGCCGATGGACGCGCTCTGCATCCTCCGGCACGGCTCCGAGGAGATGAAAAAGGAGTACCTGCCGCAGATCGCCAGCGGAAAGCTCAAGTTCTGCTTTGCCATTACCGAGCCGGACGCGGGTTCCAACACCTTCCGGATCACCACGCACGCGAAGAAGGATGGCGACGACTACGTCATCAACGGCCAGAAGACCTTTATTACCGGTGCCGACGTGGCCGACTACATGCTGCTCGTGACGCGAACGACGCCGTACGAGGATCTCAAGGCAAAGAACCTGCCCAAGACCCATGGTTTTGGCCTCTTTATCGTTCCGACGAACATCAAGGGACTGGAAAAGCGGAAAATCCCCACCCACGGCATCGAGGGAATGAACCAGTTCACGCTGTTCCTCGATAATGTGCGCCTTCCGGCCCGCAGCCTCGTGGGCCAGCACGACCAGGGCTTTCTCCCTATGTTCGAGGCGCTGAACCCCGAACGCATCCTGGCAGGATTTTCGGCATCGGGCTCCATTGATTACCTCCTCTCACGGGCAGTGAAATACGCCAAGGAGAGGAGCGTGTTCGGCGGCAAGCCGATCGGGGCCTACCAGGGAATCCAGCACCCGCTGGCCGAGATCAAGATCGAGGCGGAAGCGATGCGTCTCATGACCTACAAGGCGGCCTGGGCCTATGACGCCAAGCTCCCGGCTACCGAGGTCGGCACCTATGCCAACTACGCCAAATACCTGGCCGCCGAAATTGCCATCAAGGCGGCAGACCGGGCCATTCAGACCATGGGCGGATACGGATTCTCCGAGGAATACGGCGTCATCCACCACTGGACCGGGATGCGCCTGATGCGAACGGCGCCTGTCTCGAAGGAGATGATCCTCTCGTTCGTGAGCGAGCATATCCTGGGCCTGCCGCGCAGCTACTGACCGCCTCCGGCCGCGGATTACCGGCACAGACGGAAACGGGCCGCCCTTTGGGCGGCCCGTTTCATCTTGGCGGCTACAGCTTTCAGATCATTTCAATCGCCACGGCCACGCCTTCCCCGCCGCCGATGCAGAGCGAAGCAACGCCGCGCTTCTTCTTCTCGTCCTGGAGGGCATGGATCAGTGTCACGATGATCCGGGCGCCGGAAGCCCCGATCGGGTGGCCGAGGGCCACCGCGCCGCCGCGGATATTGACCCTCGCCGGGTCAATGCCGAGCTTTTTCACGTTGGCCAGCCCGACGATGGAGAACGCCTCGTTCAGTTCCCAGAGGTCAACGTCCTCTTTCTTCCAGCTGATCTTCTTCAGCAGGTTTTCACAGGCCGCAGCCGGTCCCATCGTGAACCACTCGGGGTCCAGCGAGGCCTCGGCCTGTCCCACGATGCGGGCCAGCGGCTTCATGCCCAGTTCCCTGGCGCGCTTTTCGCCCATCAGGACCAGCGCGGCGGCGCCATCGTTGATGGTGCTGGCGTTGCCAGCCGTGATAGTGCCGTTCTTCTCGAACGCCGCCCGCAGTCCGCCCAGCTTGTCAATGTCGCCGCGGCCGGGCTCCTCGTCCTCGCTCACGATGACCGGGTCGCCCTTGCGCTGCGGGACGCTCACCTCGACGATCTCCCGCTTGAACCTGCCGCTCTTCACCGAGGTCTGCGCCTTGCGGTAGCTGTCGGCGGCGAACTGGTCCTGTGCGGCGCGGCCGAAGTCGTACTTCGTCGCGCACAGCTCGGCACAGCTTCCCATGTGCTTGTTGTTGTAGGCGTCCCACAACCCGTCGTGGATCATCGAGTCGATCATCTGGGCATGGCCCATGCGGTAACCCTCGCGGGCCTTGGCGAGCAGCATCGGCGCCTGGCTCATCGATTCCATTCCGCCCGCGACCATGACACTGCGGTCGCCAACGCGGATCGCCTGGTCAGCCAGCATGACGGCCTTCATGCCGGAACCGCACATCTTGTTGATCGTATGGGCATAGGTTCCCAGGGGAAGCCCCGCGTGAATCGTCGCCTGACGGGCCGGGGCCTGTCCCTGACCTGCCATCAGCACGTTGCCCATGACCACTTCCTCGACCTGGGCGGCCTCGACCCCGGCACGGCGAACAGCCTCCTTGATGGCGGCAGCGCCAAGCTGGCTGGCCGGGACGTCCTTCAGGGAGCCCAGAAACGAGCCCATCGGTGTGCGGGCGGCGGAGACGATGACGGTGGATTCCATAACTGTTATCGAGCCTTTCGTGTGGATGTGTGGTGCCCGGGCGGCCTTGATTAGAACCTGACCGGGATCAGGCCGGACGAACCGGCCACGCCAGAGCGGTTATCACGCCCTGACGCCGGCTGGCAACGCGACCGGGCCGGTAAAATCCCCAAAAAACCCAATGAAAACAGGGTGTTTTTAATATTTGCCTGATCCGGCCAGCCGCGCCTCATCCGTGGTGAGGCGTGGTGAGCCGTGTTCAGCCGTGGCCGCCCTGCCTGCTACCTGGGCAGCAGCACATGGACCAATCGGTCCTGTCCGAAGTTCCAGTCATTCGCCGTGATGAAGAGCGGGACGCCATGACTCCTCGCGTCATCAGCGATATTGTTCGGCATGGGGGCCGACGCAATACCGATCGGTTCGAACAGTGTCATGTCGCCATCGGGGTAAATCACCTGCGCGAGGCTCCAGCGGCCCAGCACACGGCCGCCAAGATCCAACTCTACAACCTCGGCAAAATCTATGCTGTCGGAAACCAGAACAAACACGGTTCCGGTCATCGGGTGGTAGACAATCTCCTTGGGATCGCCGCCCATCCAGGTGCCCGGCGGTATCATCGCCACGCTGCGGATGTCGCCCCCGCTTCCATTGGTATACTGGTCCCACACCATCAGTTTGTACTTGGAAGCATTGGCCGTCTCCGCTCCCAGCATTACCAGATCGCCGCTGTGAGCCGCACCGCTCAAGGCCGGCCCCGTCCAGGCGGAGATACGGACGTCAACATCATTGTGGAAGTTGAACGGAGGCCCCCCAAGGCTGAGTGCATTGAACAGCACATTACCGGAATTCGGAGCGGTCTGGTTCTCCGGCCACATATGCAATGTATTCGGGGAACCACCGGAGTTGCATATGGCTGCAATCGCCCCTTGCGTGACCGGAGACGTGGTCTGATGGTTCCATGCGGTTTCTGTCACCGCAATGGATCGCATGTTCCCTCCAGTGCATCCGCTCAAGCCAGTAACATCCGTAGACTGCATGAGCGATACCGGGAACGCATTCGCCGTTACCTTGCGGATATCAGCCGAACGCAGGACGTAGCTGTGTCCAACCGTAAATCCCGGCTGGGACCGGAAGGCGACCGGACCGGCAACAAATGCGCCGAAGATCACGTTGCTGTCGGAATAGTTCAGCGGCGTCAGGTATTGCGCCTCGCGGGCAATGCCGATCGGCTGCACCATGGCGTTCAGTGACGAGTATCCGAGCTGGTATTCCTGCGTCTCACCCGCATTGTTCAGGATGGCGCGTGATGTCAGGACTGGCCATGGATAGTCGGTATAAAGGAACAGCCCCTGGGTCGGCACCGCCGGATTCACCGATGTGATTGCCGACACAGCCGTGCTGGTCGAATCGAC is a genomic window containing:
- a CDS encoding gluconate 2-dehydrogenase subunit 3 family protein; its protein translation is MSGTETPGPGAAGIPRRSFLKVGAIGTAAVAAGGVALALRQTVLRDLPKDGLMVFTPKEYAIFAAVADIVCPPRAEGVPNATDLDVARTADRQLAKLDVAVQKEFKILLNLFDSALAGFLFDGRLKPFTQLSPAKQAEAFMAWGDSGVPFRRTAFEALKRLAGAMYYIQPSIWERTGYNGPPDVSGYREAIRQKREAAAREAPAPEEPR
- a CDS encoding GMC family oxidoreductase, producing the protein MAIYRGTELEKDLSLECDVCIVGSGAGGAHVAARLAAAGKRVIVLEEGGYYTSDDFNMDEAEMFHHLYQEHANRATADLSISILQGRSVGGTTTVNWTTSFRTPKPVMDYWAGRFGVENLTYDALVPHWERVEERLNIREVPLDFMNRNNRVLWDGATKLGWEPHLLKRNVRDCASLGYCGMGCPLDAKQSMLVTMIPEAVDHGADVYANVRVQTIESEGSRISKVNGVAMHPDGNRTTSRTITVRSKVTVLSGGAINNPALLLRSKLGNRNGRVGKRTFLHPVIASAAIFDDPIEPFYGAPQSVASHYFQDRGPDKMGFFIEAAPIFPVFGGSASPGIGKDLQEIMDALYRMNATVAIGIDGFDDKDLDEGATVTLKDGGHPKIDYKWTPRLSEMLREGNKRVVEIQLAAGAAYTQSFHTRGVKIRSTSELSKLDSAPYEPNRVKCFTAHQMGGCIMGKDPKVSVVDSRLKHHEFDNLFIIDGSVFPTSLGVNPQLSIYGLSSWASQHVIAAV
- a CDS encoding acyl-CoA/acyl-ACP dehydrogenase, with protein sequence MPLDFTMPDELKQIRASAEKMVRKFDPVIEQMRHDIHVNRRFPQELWDAAAEAGFLGALVPEAYGGTDIGITAMGVAMETMTSHGLGNVLFVLTPMDALCILRHGSEEMKKEYLPQIASGKLKFCFAITEPDAGSNTFRITTHAKKDGDDYVINGQKTFITGADVADYMLLVTRTTPYEDLKAKNLPKTHGFGLFIVPTNIKGLEKRKIPTHGIEGMNQFTLFLDNVRLPARSLVGQHDQGFLPMFEALNPERILAGFSASGSIDYLLSRAVKYAKERSVFGGKPIGAYQGIQHPLAEIKIEAEAMRLMTYKAAWAYDAKLPATEVGTYANYAKYLAAEIAIKAADRAIQTMGGYGFSEEYGVIHHWTGMRLMRTAPVSKEMILSFVSEHILGLPRSY
- a CDS encoding acetyl-CoA C-acetyltransferase translates to MESTVIVSAARTPMGSFLGSLKDVPASQLGAAAIKEAVRRAGVEAAQVEEVVMGNVLMAGQGQAPARQATIHAGLPLGTYAHTINKMCGSGMKAVMLADQAIRVGDRSVMVAGGMESMSQAPMLLAKAREGYRMGHAQMIDSMIHDGLWDAYNNKHMGSCAELCATKYDFGRAAQDQFAADSYRKAQTSVKSGRFKREIVEVSVPQRKGDPVIVSEDEEPGRGDIDKLGGLRAAFEKNGTITAGNASTINDGAAALVLMGEKRARELGMKPLARIVGQAEASLDPEWFTMGPAAACENLLKKISWKKEDVDLWELNEAFSIVGLANVKKLGIDPARVNIRGGAVALGHPIGASGARIIVTLIHALQDEKKKRGVASLCIGGGEGVAVAIEMI